A DNA window from Rhizobium jaguaris contains the following coding sequences:
- a CDS encoding aldehyde dehydrogenase family protein, with product MTMITCVSPVNGEVYAERPALSLEAAKEAVARARKAQKDWARRPLEDRVQLVLKGVARLNEMADVVVPELAWQMGRPIKYGGEYRGFNERSNYVASIAADALSPMVVEDSANFARRIEREPHGVVFVIAPWNYPYMTAINTVAPALMAGNTVVLKHASQTLLVGERLVQAFVEAGVPADVFQNIYLDHETTSALIAAGSFNFINFTGSVEGGRSIERAAAGTFTSLGLELGGKDPGYVMEDADLEAAVDTLMDGATYNSGQCCCGIERIYVHESLYDAFVEKSVAWVSNYKLGNPLDPETTLGPMANKRFAKVVREQIADAVAKGAKALVDPKLFPADDGGAYLAPQILVDVDHSMAFMREETFGPAVGIMKVKSDAEALELMNDSPYGLTASLWTKDVERASRIGREIETGTVFMNRADYLDPALCWTGVKETGRGGSLSIIGFHNLTRPKSYHLKKVTA from the coding sequence ATGACCATGATCACATGCGTATCCCCGGTGAACGGGGAGGTTTATGCGGAGCGTCCGGCGCTGTCACTGGAGGCCGCTAAGGAAGCTGTCGCACGCGCCCGCAAGGCGCAGAAGGATTGGGCGCGCCGCCCGCTGGAGGATCGCGTTCAGCTCGTTTTGAAGGGCGTTGCCCGGCTCAACGAGATGGCCGATGTCGTCGTGCCGGAGCTAGCCTGGCAGATGGGCCGCCCGATTAAATACGGCGGCGAATATCGCGGCTTCAACGAACGCTCAAATTATGTGGCGTCGATCGCAGCCGACGCGCTGTCGCCGATGGTGGTGGAAGACAGCGCGAATTTCGCGCGTCGCATCGAGCGCGAGCCGCACGGCGTCGTCTTCGTCATCGCGCCATGGAATTATCCCTATATGACGGCAATCAACACGGTCGCCCCGGCACTGATGGCTGGCAATACCGTTGTCCTGAAGCATGCCAGCCAGACGCTTTTGGTCGGAGAGCGGCTGGTGCAGGCCTTCGTCGAGGCTGGCGTTCCCGCGGATGTCTTCCAGAATATCTATCTCGATCATGAAACGACGTCGGCGCTGATTGCCGCGGGTAGCTTCAACTTCATCAACTTCACCGGGTCGGTCGAAGGCGGACGGTCGATCGAACGCGCGGCTGCCGGCACCTTCACCAGCCTTGGCCTCGAACTTGGCGGCAAGGATCCGGGCTATGTCATGGAAGATGCCGACCTCGAGGCCGCCGTCGATACCCTGATGGATGGCGCTACCTATAATTCCGGGCAGTGCTGCTGCGGCATCGAGCGCATCTATGTGCATGAATCGCTCTATGATGCCTTCGTCGAAAAGTCCGTTGCCTGGGTGTCGAACTACAAGCTCGGCAATCCGCTCGATCCGGAAACCACACTTGGCCCGATGGCGAACAAGCGCTTCGCCAAGGTGGTGCGCGAGCAGATCGCTGACGCCGTCGCCAAGGGTGCCAAAGCACTGGTCGATCCCAAGCTTTTCCCGGCCGATGACGGCGGCGCTTATCTCGCTCCGCAGATCCTCGTCGATGTCGATCACTCGATGGCTTTCATGCGCGAGGAAACCTTCGGCCCGGCCGTCGGTATCATGAAGGTGAAGAGCGACGCGGAAGCGCTGGAATTGATGAATGACAGCCCCTATGGCCTGACAGCTTCGCTGTGGACCAAGGATGTTGAGCGCGCTTCGCGCATCGGTCGCGAGATCGAAACCGGCACTGTCTTCATGAACCGCGCCGACTATCTGGATCCGGCGCTTTGCTGGACCGGTGTCAAGGAAACCGGCCGCGGCGGTTCGCTGTCGATCATCGGCTTCCACAATCTGACGCGTCCGAAATCCTATCACCTGAAGAAAGTAACAGCATGA